TGCCGGGGAAGTGATGGGAGAGCATCAAGGGATTCCTTTTTACACCGTCGGCCAGAGAAGGGGGCTTGGCGTAGCGACAGGAAAGCGCCAGTTTGTGATTCGAATAAATTCCACCACCAACCAAATTGTTATCGGTGACGAGGCCGACCTCTACCATAAAAACCTAATGGTGGGTGATTTAAACTGGATTGCTTTGGATCGCCTTTCCGAGTCGGTCCAGGCCGGCGTAAAAATTCGGTATAAATCGACCGAGGCAAAGGCCTGGCTAGAACCCGTCGATGAGAAAAGGATAAAAATCATTTTTGATGAACCTCAAAAAGGAGGCGCCCCGGGTCAGTCGGCGGTTTTTTATCAGGGAGAGGTTGTGGTCGGCGGCGGGGTGATCGAATGAGTCTGGAGTTTTTTGAAATCAATCCCCAAAAAGGAAAGCCTCTGGGATGCGTCATAGGCCTTCATGGACTGGGGGCAAACGGAAAAGACCTCATGCCCCTGGCCGAACAACTCAATCTTCCTCAAACAAAGTTTATTTTTCCGAACGGTCCGTTTCCGGTTGAATATTCCTACGAGGGGAGAGCCTGGTATCAGCTTCCCCGTGAAAACGGGAGAGGAATTCCGGTTAGCCGAAAAAAGTTAATTGAACTGGTTCAGCAAATCGAATCTTCGGGGATCCCCGCGCGAGAAATTATGATCGCCGGATTTTCGCAAGGTGCGGTGATGAGTCTGGACGCCGGCCTTCGTTATCCCAACAAGCTTTGCGGATTAATGGCTTTAAGCGGCTATCTCCATGCCCCCGAAAGGCTTTCCGAAGAAAAATCTTCAGAAAATAAAGGTCTGCCGGTTCTAGTCTGCCACGGCGTCGAGGATGATGTTCTCCCGGTTCAGGGGAGCCGAGAAGCGGCGTTGGTTTTGGAAAAAGAAGGATATTCCGTGGCCTACCATGAATTCCCCATCGGCCATCAGATTGTTCCGGAAGAATTGCGTATTATTCGTCAGTTTATTCTCACCTCCCTCCACCGATCCCTGTTTCCTTCTTAATGCTTTTGAGTTTAAGTTGTAAGGTTTAAGGCTGGCGACCGGGTGTTGCGCC
Above is a window of Nitrospirota bacterium DNA encoding:
- a CDS encoding alpha/beta hydrolase; its protein translation is MSLEFFEINPQKGKPLGCVIGLHGLGANGKDLMPLAEQLNLPQTKFIFPNGPFPVEYSYEGRAWYQLPRENGRGIPVSRKKLIELVQQIESSGIPAREIMIAGFSQGAVMSLDAGLRYPNKLCGLMALSGYLHAPERLSEEKSSENKGLPVLVCHGVEDDVLPVQGSREAALVLEKEGYSVAYHEFPIGHQIVPEELRIIRQFILTSLHRSLFPS